One window of Botrimarina mediterranea genomic DNA carries:
- a CDS encoding NEW3 domain-containing protein, which translates to MDRQRLIVRFVAFAAAAAPLTSFAEEKPPAPWAASSASSQASVADWANQKFASTKPAAEGRKTPAPFDASFMAKPAPAGDRYGAPATTAVLNRAPENTAPQNTAAPNAMREAGDSRAKRLSETNPLRGGNVSGEQVIRVGATSDLPSERKNDDPFAAFSSSAAPLPVAATPVARPAEHSPTEHESSEPVPPPAAAAAPNRIEIGATPVSPEPTPQAEPEAIAIAPEAMQELTPVERAPVERAPMNRRDDADSAAAPRASADGSDVYQQGSPPAARVASSSAYDEPKRFDGEFGGTSMPAAEGVGQPGPAELEGPQEASLVVEKRGPREAQIGKPCRFAIKVRNTGSAAAENVVLTDQTPAGTRLLKTNPTATPQDGKIVWRLGTLAAGEERIVEMQFEPLREGPLGSVATVTMDASASAQTKVTRPQLAIRVAAANRVLLGEEQIITIELHNPGTGAATGVMLVEDVPPQLRHAAGPALEYEVGDLQPGETRRIELNMAAAQAGHVVNAISAVADGDLRANGSVEFDVVAPSLAVSIDGPSRRYLERPASYTISVDNPGTAPAKDVRLVTHLPRGMEFVRANNLGEYDATSHSVYWSLAELPEGQRGEVEVVAMPVAAGEHTLSVASEARDGLEAEKSHVVRVEGVASLAFEVRDMADPIEIGAETTYEIRVLNEGTKAATNVKVRVEAPTGLRVVAAQGDAANRIDAGRAEFAALPRLEPGQKAAFRVRVTGAEAGDQRVTVLVESDDLSGPIRREESTRVFADE; encoded by the coding sequence ATGGATCGCCAACGCTTGATTGTTCGCTTTGTCGCCTTCGCGGCAGCCGCTGCGCCGTTGACTTCCTTCGCCGAAGAAAAGCCGCCGGCGCCCTGGGCCGCCTCGTCGGCGTCTTCTCAGGCCTCGGTCGCCGACTGGGCCAATCAGAAGTTCGCATCGACGAAGCCCGCGGCGGAGGGCAGGAAAACGCCGGCGCCGTTCGACGCCTCGTTCATGGCGAAGCCCGCACCCGCCGGCGACCGTTACGGCGCTCCGGCAACGACGGCCGTGCTGAATAGGGCCCCAGAGAACACTGCCCCTCAGAACACGGCCGCCCCGAATGCCATGCGTGAAGCGGGCGATTCGCGGGCGAAGCGACTCTCCGAAACCAATCCGCTTCGCGGCGGCAACGTCTCGGGCGAGCAAGTGATCCGCGTCGGCGCGACGAGTGACCTGCCGAGCGAACGAAAGAACGACGACCCGTTTGCCGCATTCTCGAGTAGTGCGGCGCCGCTGCCGGTCGCTGCGACGCCCGTCGCCAGGCCCGCGGAGCACAGCCCCACCGAGCACGAGTCATCCGAGCCTGTCCCTCCGCCAGCCGCGGCGGCCGCTCCCAACCGCATCGAGATTGGCGCGACGCCGGTATCGCCAGAGCCGACTCCGCAGGCCGAGCCCGAGGCGATTGCGATCGCCCCCGAAGCGATGCAGGAGCTGACGCCAGTCGAACGGGCGCCGGTCGAACGGGCGCCGATGAATCGCCGCGATGACGCGGATAGCGCTGCGGCTCCGAGGGCTAGCGCCGACGGCTCCGACGTTTATCAACAAGGAAGCCCGCCGGCGGCGCGCGTTGCGTCATCGAGCGCTTACGACGAGCCGAAGCGGTTTGACGGCGAGTTTGGCGGGACGTCGATGCCGGCCGCCGAAGGCGTCGGGCAGCCGGGGCCGGCCGAGCTCGAAGGCCCGCAGGAGGCGTCGCTTGTTGTCGAAAAGCGCGGGCCGCGCGAGGCGCAGATCGGCAAACCCTGTCGCTTCGCGATCAAGGTGCGCAACACGGGATCTGCCGCCGCGGAGAACGTCGTCCTCACCGACCAAACCCCGGCGGGGACGCGCCTGCTCAAGACCAACCCCACCGCCACCCCGCAAGACGGCAAGATCGTCTGGCGTCTCGGCACGCTCGCCGCGGGTGAAGAGCGCATCGTCGAGATGCAATTCGAACCGCTCCGCGAAGGACCGCTTGGCAGCGTCGCCACGGTGACGATGGACGCGTCGGCCAGCGCCCAGACGAAGGTGACCCGTCCGCAGCTGGCGATCCGCGTCGCCGCCGCCAACCGGGTGCTGCTCGGCGAAGAGCAGATCATTACGATCGAACTGCACAACCCCGGGACCGGCGCCGCGACGGGCGTGATGCTCGTCGAAGACGTGCCGCCGCAACTGCGTCACGCCGCCGGACCGGCGCTCGAGTATGAGGTCGGCGACCTCCAGCCGGGCGAGACTCGCCGCATCGAACTGAACATGGCCGCCGCCCAAGCGGGCCACGTCGTCAACGCCATCTCCGCGGTCGCGGACGGCGATCTCCGCGCCAACGGGTCGGTCGAGTTTGACGTGGTCGCCCCGTCGCTCGCCGTATCGATCGATGGCCCGTCGCGTCGCTACCTCGAACGCCCGGCGAGCTACACCATCAGCGTCGATAACCCCGGCACGGCGCCGGCCAAGGACGTGCGACTCGTCACCCATCTGCCGCGCGGCATGGAGTTCGTCCGCGCGAACAACCTCGGCGAGTACGACGCCACCTCCCACAGCGTTTACTGGAGCCTCGCCGAACTGCCCGAAGGCCAGCGTGGCGAGGTCGAGGTCGTCGCCATGCCCGTCGCGGCGGGTGAGCACACTTTGAGTGTCGCGAGCGAAGCCCGCGACGGGCTCGAGGCGGAGAAGTCGCACGTCGTCCGTGTCGAAGGCGTCGCGTCGCTGGCCTTTGAGGTCCGCGACATGGCCGACCCCATCGAGATCGGCGCCGAGACAACGTACGAAATCCGGGTCCTTAACGAGGGCACCAAAGCCGCCACGAACGTGAAGGTCCGCGTCGAGGCGCCGACCGGCCTGCGGGTCGTCGCCGCCCAAGGGGACGCCGCCAACCGCATCGACGCCGGCCGCGCCGAGTTCGCCGCGTTGCCGCGACTCGAACCGGGCCAAAAGGCCGCGTTCCGCGTCCGCGTCACCGGCGCCGAAGCGGGCGACCAACGCGTCACCGTGCTCGTTGAGTCCGACGACCTCTCGGGCCCGATCCGGCGCGAAGAGAGCACCCGCGTCTTCGCGGACGAGTGA
- a CDS encoding YhcH/YjgK/YiaL family protein, which yields MILTRLDDLARYACLGKNFADAIEWARSVDWETIAEGRHAIDGDRLFVICERVAPQPFGPATVWEAHNRYADIQLLLEGAERMGWAARTDDLPVRTPYDAAGDKVFFDPLGVNGEWLEFRPGQAMVFFPEDTHAPCVAPTNTAGSTSKRAVIKVRLD from the coding sequence ATGATCCTCACTCGACTCGACGACCTCGCGCGCTACGCGTGTCTCGGCAAGAACTTCGCCGACGCGATTGAGTGGGCGCGAAGCGTCGATTGGGAAACGATCGCCGAAGGTCGGCACGCCATTGATGGCGATCGACTGTTCGTGATCTGCGAGCGAGTCGCCCCCCAACCCTTCGGGCCCGCAACGGTGTGGGAGGCGCACAACCGTTACGCCGACATCCAGCTCCTACTGGAAGGCGCCGAGCGGATGGGCTGGGCAGCTCGCACCGACGACCTGCCGGTCCGCACCCCCTACGACGCGGCGGGGGATAAAGTCTTCTTCGACCCGCTGGGCGTGAACGGCGAGTGGCTCGAATTCCGCCCCGGCCAGGCGATGGTCTTCTTCCCCGAAGACACGCACGCGCCGTGCGTCGCGCCAACGAACACCGCCGGCTCGACATCGAAGCGCGCCGTCATCAAGGTGCGGCTGGACTGA
- the cysK gene encoding cysteine synthase A, translating to MPRNRTYDNAAMAIGDTPMIRINRLVPEGHATVFAKCEFFQPLNSVKDRIGAAMIEAGERDGHLKEGTHIVEPTSGNTGIALAFVCAAKGYALTLTMPESMSLERRTLLKALGAHLVLTPAAEGMKGAIAKASEMAAQPGWWMPQQFENPANPAIHEATTGPEIWEDSGHDIDVIVAGVGTGGTITGASRFLKKQNAEFKAIAVEPTDSPVISGGAPGPHKIQGIGAGFIPKNLDTSLVDETLTVSNEEAFQWARRLAKEEGIMAGISSGANMCAAAKVAARPEMKGKRIVTIMCSLGERYLSTPLFEGLAG from the coding sequence ATGCCCCGCAATCGCACTTACGACAACGCCGCCATGGCGATCGGCGACACGCCGATGATCCGCATCAACCGTCTTGTGCCCGAGGGCCACGCGACGGTGTTCGCCAAGTGCGAGTTCTTCCAGCCGCTCAACAGCGTAAAGGACCGCATCGGCGCCGCGATGATCGAGGCGGGCGAGCGTGACGGCCATCTCAAAGAAGGGACGCACATCGTCGAGCCCACCAGCGGCAACACGGGCATCGCGTTGGCGTTTGTCTGCGCGGCGAAGGGTTACGCGCTGACGCTGACGATGCCCGAGAGCATGTCGCTCGAACGCCGCACGCTGCTGAAGGCGCTCGGCGCGCACCTCGTGCTGACGCCCGCCGCGGAGGGGATGAAGGGCGCCATCGCCAAGGCGAGCGAGATGGCCGCTCAACCCGGCTGGTGGATGCCGCAGCAATTCGAAAACCCCGCCAACCCGGCGATCCACGAGGCGACCACCGGCCCCGAGATCTGGGAAGACTCCGGCCATGACATCGACGTCATCGTCGCCGGCGTCGGCACGGGCGGAACGATCACCGGCGCTAGCCGCTTCCTCAAGAAGCAGAATGCCGAGTTCAAAGCGATCGCTGTCGAGCCGACCGACTCGCCGGTGATCTCGGGCGGCGCGCCCGGCCCGCACAAGATCCAGGGGATCGGCGCGGGCTTCATCCCTAAGAACCTCGACACGAGCCTCGTCGACGAGACCCTTACCGTCAGCAACGAAGAGGCGTTCCAATGGGCGCGTCGGCTGGCGAAAGAAGAAGGCATCATGGCCGGCATCTCGAGCGGCGCCAACATGTGCGCCGCCGCGAAGGTCGCCGCCCGCCCCGAGATGAAGGGCAAACGGATCGTGACGATCATGTGCTCGCTCGGCGAACGGTATCTGTCGACGCCGCTGTTCGAAGGCCTGGCGGGCTGA
- a CDS encoding CbiX/SirB N-terminal domain-containing protein codes for MLRDRLSDGLRLDPAKVGVVVVDHGSRRTESNELLHDVAALFERVSQMPIVEPAHMELAEPSIAAAFARCVERGAETVVVFPYFLSPGRHWSQDIPQLAAEAARNHPGVRYQVTSPLGLQELMAEVMSLRIAQCLQRSLGDGEACDLCRPTGGCVMQEGGEPSA; via the coding sequence ATGCTGAGAGACCGGCTAAGCGACGGACTACGGCTCGACCCGGCGAAGGTCGGCGTTGTTGTTGTTGATCACGGTTCGCGGCGCACCGAGAGTAACGAGCTGCTGCACGATGTGGCGGCGTTGTTCGAGCGGGTGTCGCAGATGCCGATCGTTGAGCCGGCGCACATGGAGCTGGCGGAGCCGTCAATCGCCGCGGCGTTCGCACGGTGCGTCGAGCGCGGCGCCGAGACGGTCGTCGTCTTCCCTTACTTCTTGTCCCCGGGCCGACACTGGTCGCAGGACATCCCTCAGCTGGCGGCGGAAGCCGCCAGGAACCACCCGGGCGTCCGCTACCAAGTGACGTCGCCCCTCGGCCTGCAGGAGCTGATGGCGGAGGTGATGAGCCTGCGGATCGCCCAGTGCTTGCAACGCTCGCTGGGCGACGGCGAGGCTTGCGATCTCTGTCGGCCCACGGGAGGGTGCGTAATGCAAGAGGGCGGTGAGCCGTCAGCGTGA
- a CDS encoding M16 family metallopeptidase: MQFNRHTLPNGLEVIAECDPAALSLAMGFFVQTGSRDEAPLEAGVSHFLEHMVFKGTARRTAEDVNREFDELGAHYNAFTSEESTVYYASLLPEHQAPAVDLLADILRPSLRTEDFNMEKKVILEEIEMYLDQPPYGMDDYIKRLCFGEHPIAGSVLGTAESVSALTPEAMRSYFERRYSPGNVVLAAAGKVDFDALVKQAEAACGEWKPVETSRQLPKATVAPKREAIVQSSAMQQYALLLGDAPDGRSADRYAAKLLATVLGDDSGSRLYWRLIDPGLAESASLGHYDYQGIGMFYTWLSCEPDDFEENLAAVEETLASIRTEPPTATELAHAKSKIKSRVVLGSERPRSRLFNVGGGWQMRGDYRPLEEDLARLDAVTIDDLVRVAAEHPLDRNAVVTVGPREGLVL, translated from the coding sequence ATGCAGTTCAATCGACATACTCTCCCGAACGGTCTCGAAGTCATCGCCGAGTGCGACCCGGCGGCGCTGTCGCTCGCCATGGGGTTCTTTGTGCAGACCGGCTCGCGCGACGAGGCGCCCCTCGAGGCGGGCGTCAGTCATTTCCTCGAGCACATGGTGTTCAAGGGGACCGCGCGGCGCACGGCCGAGGACGTGAACCGCGAGTTCGACGAGCTCGGCGCGCACTACAACGCGTTTACGAGCGAAGAGAGCACGGTCTACTACGCGTCGCTCCTGCCTGAGCACCAGGCGCCGGCGGTCGACCTGTTGGCCGACATTCTCCGCCCGAGCCTCCGCACGGAGGACTTCAACATGGAGAAGAAGGTCATCCTCGAAGAGATCGAGATGTACCTCGACCAGCCGCCCTACGGCATGGATGACTACATCAAGCGGCTCTGCTTCGGCGAGCACCCGATCGCCGGCAGTGTGCTCGGCACGGCCGAGTCGGTTAGCGCATTGACGCCCGAGGCGATGCGGTCGTACTTCGAGCGGCGTTACTCGCCCGGCAACGTCGTTTTGGCGGCGGCGGGCAAGGTGGATTTCGACGCGCTGGTGAAACAAGCCGAGGCGGCGTGCGGCGAGTGGAAGCCAGTCGAAACGTCGCGTCAGTTGCCGAAAGCAACGGTCGCGCCGAAGCGTGAAGCGATCGTGCAGTCATCGGCGATGCAACAGTACGCGCTGTTGCTTGGCGATGCGCCCGATGGCCGTTCGGCGGATCGCTACGCCGCGAAGCTGCTGGCGACGGTCCTCGGCGACGATTCGGGCAGCCGGCTTTACTGGCGGTTGATCGATCCGGGTCTGGCGGAGTCGGCGAGCCTAGGGCACTACGACTATCAAGGCATCGGCATGTTCTACACCTGGCTGTCGTGCGAGCCGGACGACTTTGAGGAGAACCTCGCCGCGGTCGAAGAGACGCTCGCCTCGATCCGCACGGAGCCGCCAACCGCCACGGAACTCGCGCACGCCAAGAGCAAGATCAAGTCACGCGTCGTGCTCGGCAGCGAGCGCCCGCGCAGCCGGCTGTTCAACGTCGGCGGCGGCTGGCAGATGCGCGGCGACTACCGCCCGCTCGAAGAAGACCTCGCCCGCCTCGACGCGGTGACGATCGACGACCTCGTCCGCGTCGCCGCCGAGCACCCGCTGGACCGCAACGCCGTCGTCACCGTCGGGCCCCGCGAAGGCTTGGTGCTTTGA
- a CDS encoding M16 family metallopeptidase: MPVTTSAAPEARQARVHRLANGLTLVGEPAEGFQSAAFSLMVPAGCRHDPKSQLGLANLTCEMTLRGAGDRDSRALVSDLDALGVERGESVGLSHASFWSSTLSENLPAAMAIYADVVRRPHLPEDQFEAGRQVCLQELRGVEDEPSQKLMEELRRRHYGDPCGRAASGTIESVEALTIRDVRQFQNKRYAPDSAILAVAGAFDWDAMVDHVETLFGDWVNNESPAEFTETPGAGDGHVQYDSSQAHIGIAFPSTPYNHADYFQAWGASGVLSSGMSSRLFTEVREKRGLCYTVYASLQTQHDRAAVFCYAGTTAERAQETLDVTYGELVRLAEGVTVEELSRLKARMKSALIMQQESTHARAGVLARDWRHLGRIRSLAEVNELVDAVTADTINDYLRRNPPSDFTIVTLGPQPLSMPKKS, encoded by the coding sequence GTGCCCGTGACCACTTCCGCCGCTCCCGAAGCCCGTCAGGCGCGGGTCCACCGGCTCGCTAATGGCCTGACCCTCGTCGGCGAGCCCGCCGAAGGGTTCCAGTCGGCCGCCTTCTCGCTGATGGTCCCCGCCGGCTGCCGGCACGACCCCAAGAGCCAGCTCGGCCTGGCGAACCTGACCTGCGAGATGACCCTCCGCGGCGCCGGCGACCGCGACAGCCGAGCCCTGGTGAGCGACCTCGACGCCCTGGGGGTCGAACGCGGCGAGTCGGTCGGACTGTCGCATGCGTCGTTCTGGTCGAGCACGCTCAGCGAGAACCTCCCCGCGGCGATGGCGATCTACGCCGACGTCGTCCGCCGACCGCACCTCCCCGAGGACCAGTTCGAAGCGGGCCGACAAGTCTGCCTGCAAGAGCTGCGTGGCGTCGAAGACGAGCCCTCGCAGAAGCTGATGGAGGAACTCCGTCGTCGGCACTACGGCGACCCTTGCGGCCGCGCCGCCAGCGGCACGATCGAGTCGGTCGAGGCGCTGACGATCCGCGACGTCCGCCAGTTCCAGAACAAGCGGTACGCCCCCGACAGCGCAATCTTGGCAGTCGCCGGCGCGTTCGATTGGGACGCGATGGTCGATCACGTTGAAACGCTGTTTGGCGATTGGGTCAACAACGAATCGCCCGCCGAATTCACCGAGACGCCCGGCGCCGGCGATGGCCATGTCCAGTACGACTCGTCGCAGGCGCACATCGGGATCGCTTTCCCCTCGACGCCGTACAACCACGCCGACTACTTCCAGGCGTGGGGCGCGAGCGGCGTGCTCTCCAGCGGCATGAGCAGTCGGCTGTTCACCGAGGTTCGTGAGAAGCGCGGCCTCTGTTACACAGTCTATGCCTCGCTGCAAACGCAGCACGACCGGGCGGCCGTCTTCTGCTACGCCGGCACCACCGCCGAGCGCGCCCAAGAGACGCTCGACGTCACCTACGGCGAACTCGTGCGACTCGCCGAGGGCGTCACGGTCGAGGAGCTCTCGCGGCTCAAGGCCCGCATGAAGAGCGCCCTGATCATGCAGCAAGAATCAACGCACGCCCGCGCGGGCGTCCTGGCGCGCGACTGGCGCCACCTGGGCCGCATCCGCTCGCTGGCGGAAGTGAACGAGCTCGTCGACGCCGTCACCGCCGACACGATCAACGATTACCTGCGGCGTAACCCGCCGAGCGACTTCACGATCGTTACTCTCGGGCCTCAGCCGCTTTCAATGCCAAAGAAAAGTTAG
- a CDS encoding FHA domain-containing protein — MYGELVPLGGGDPIPLLKKKLLVGRRESCDIVLRFANVSAHHCELWIEGGYLYVRDLQSRNGVKINGVRNPEGRLDPGDTLSVAKHSYRVDYSPADLGAVGPPPTENRTKEIMSTSLLARAGLQKSDIRGGSDRTKRFDPTNNNAGQIKLPGDKL; from the coding sequence ATGTACGGCGAGCTCGTGCCGCTCGGCGGCGGGGACCCGATCCCGCTGCTCAAGAAGAAACTGCTAGTCGGTCGCCGCGAGAGCTGCGACATCGTCCTGCGTTTCGCTAACGTCTCGGCCCACCACTGCGAGTTGTGGATCGAGGGGGGCTATCTCTACGTCCGCGACTTGCAGAGCCGTAACGGCGTCAAGATCAACGGCGTTCGCAACCCCGAAGGCCGGCTCGACCCGGGCGACACGCTTTCGGTCGCGAAGCACAGCTACCGCGTCGATTACTCGCCGGCGGACCTTGGCGCCGTCGGTCCCCCGCCGACCGAGAACCGCACCAAGGAGATCATGAGCACGTCGCTCCTGGCGCGGGCCGGCTTGCAGAAGTCCGATATCCGCGGCGGCAGCGACCGCACCAAGCGGTTCGACCCGACGAACAACAACGCCGGCCAGATCAAACTGCCCGGCGACAAGCTTTAA
- the rsgA gene encoding ribosome small subunit-dependent GTPase A, giving the protein MGKKRRNVRAAFRKGHDTSKRERGLTRHFEVHGADSHQERGDRVSGKGRLTRRRTVAGAEMTEDSSGQIVLPEVDRETCVLGRVLRVQGLVSRVLGDNGRLYACATRQLLKQLATNLRHVVAAGDLVWVRPEGPTPEEGLPQEGIIERVEPRHGVLSRTSRNRQHLIATNIDLIVVVASVAEPRLKPNLVDRYLVTAEKTGLRPIVCLNKVDLVEPADLVPIIGVWSQLGYEVLPVSADTGFGLDRLRDRLRGKETAFTGQSGVGKSSLLNAIQPGLALRVQTVSSESEKGRHTTTTAVLYPLGEDLGGGFLVDTPGIRSFELWDVIPEEVAGYFRELRPYVSKCRFPDCTHTHEDDCAVKYAVADGWIDARRYESYVQIRSGE; this is encoded by the coding sequence ATGGGCAAGAAGCGCCGCAACGTCCGCGCTGCCTTTCGTAAGGGCCACGACACGTCCAAGCGCGAGCGCGGCCTGACGCGGCACTTCGAGGTCCACGGCGCCGACTCTCATCAGGAACGCGGTGATCGCGTCAGCGGCAAGGGACGGCTCACCCGCCGCCGCACCGTCGCCGGCGCCGAGATGACCGAGGACAGCTCGGGACAGATCGTGCTCCCCGAGGTCGATCGCGAGACGTGCGTCCTCGGCCGGGTGCTGCGTGTGCAGGGGCTCGTGAGTCGCGTGCTCGGCGATAACGGTCGTCTCTACGCCTGCGCGACGCGGCAGCTTCTGAAGCAGCTCGCCACCAACCTGCGACACGTCGTCGCCGCGGGCGACCTCGTCTGGGTGCGGCCCGAAGGCCCGACGCCCGAGGAGGGCCTGCCACAAGAAGGCATCATCGAACGCGTCGAGCCGCGCCACGGCGTCCTCAGCCGCACGAGTCGCAATCGGCAGCACCTGATCGCCACGAACATCGACCTGATCGTCGTCGTCGCGTCGGTTGCCGAGCCGCGGCTGAAGCCGAACCTCGTCGATCGCTACCTCGTCACCGCGGAGAAGACGGGCCTACGGCCGATCGTCTGCCTCAACAAAGTCGATCTCGTCGAGCCCGCCGACCTCGTACCGATCATCGGCGTCTGGTCGCAGTTGGGCTACGAGGTGCTGCCCGTGTCGGCGGACACTGGCTTTGGCCTCGACCGACTGCGAGATCGCCTGCGTGGCAAAGAGACCGCGTTCACGGGCCAGAGCGGCGTCGGCAAGAGCTCACTCCTCAACGCGATCCAGCCCGGCCTCGCGCTGCGTGTGCAGACCGTCAGCAGCGAGAGCGAAAAAGGTCGTCACACCACAACGACCGCGGTGCTCTACCCGCTCGGCGAGGACCTCGGCGGCGGCTTCCTCGTCGACACGCCCGGCATCCGCAGCTTCGAGCTGTGGGACGTGATCCCCGAAGAAGTCGCGGGCTACTTCCGCGAACTCCGCCCTTACGTCTCAAAGTGCCGCTTCCCCGACTGCACGCACACGCACGAAGACGACTGCGCCGTAAAATACGCCGTCGCCGACGGCTGGATCGACGCGCGACGCTACGAGAGCTATGTGCAGATCAGGTCGGGGGAGTGA
- a CDS encoding TA system VapC family ribonuclease toxin has protein sequence MTYLLDVNVLIALFDSEHLHHEAAHSWFASVGQAGWATCPIVENGFVRVVTNRAYPNGRISILDAVAKLNVFCSEPGHAFWEDSVTVRHLDDRLLLGIGGHQQITDMYLAALANHNHGKLATFDKRIATAMRDDFSAVIELISE, from the coding sequence GTGACTTACTTGCTCGACGTCAATGTTCTGATCGCTCTTTTCGATTCCGAGCATCTCCACCATGAGGCCGCACACTCCTGGTTTGCAAGCGTCGGCCAAGCTGGATGGGCAACTTGTCCCATCGTTGAGAATGGCTTCGTGCGTGTGGTGACGAATCGAGCTTATCCTAATGGTAGGATTTCGATACTCGATGCCGTTGCCAAGTTAAACGTCTTTTGCAGCGAACCTGGGCATGCCTTCTGGGAGGACAGCGTTACGGTGCGCCACTTGGACGATCGACTCCTCTTAGGGATTGGTGGCCATCAGCAAATCACCGACATGTACCTCGCAGCACTAGCTAACCACAACCATGGGAAGCTCGCTACATTCGACAAGCGAATAGCTACAGCGATGCGAGACGATTTCTCAGCTGTGATCGAATTGATCAGCGAGTGA